A region from the Halobacillus mangrovi genome encodes:
- a CDS encoding DUF7147 family protein, with translation MIQKFIELGEGYADIYELIELGTLMPDRIQHAIAFYSEKNGQPVASLALVLKPSRDKFQPIYICREGIPNPHEKPNQRFDLFKEMAASAGKELAEFTIKPSNMFPETELFYQHLIGILRTNKFISPLS, from the coding sequence TTGATACAAAAATTCATTGAGCTCGGTGAAGGGTATGCAGACATTTATGAACTTATCGAATTAGGGACGTTAATGCCCGATCGGATCCAGCATGCCATCGCTTTTTACAGTGAGAAAAATGGACAGCCGGTCGCCTCGTTAGCACTAGTACTTAAACCATCAAGAGATAAATTCCAACCTATTTATATATGCAGGGAAGGGATTCCCAACCCTCATGAAAAACCAAATCAGCGTTTTGACTTATTCAAAGAAATGGCTGCTTCTGCAGGTAAGGAATTGGCTGAATTTACAATTAAACCGTCAAATATGTTTCCAGAGACAGAACTATTCTATCAACACTTGATTGGAATATTAAGGACAAATAAATTCATATCCCCTTTATCATAA
- a CDS encoding YlbG family protein: MIKTKRQGIIVYFQHMKNVRQIKKHGHLIHASKRRKYALLYVNQEDLEYKMEKLDRLPFVSRVVPSYKPEVRTDYENAKPDKAKQYDYKMGI, encoded by the coding sequence ATGATTAAAACGAAGCGGCAAGGGATCATCGTTTATTTTCAGCATATGAAAAATGTCAGGCAGATAAAAAAGCATGGGCACCTTATCCATGCATCCAAAAGAAGAAAATATGCATTGTTATATGTGAACCAAGAGGACCTGGAGTACAAAATGGAGAAATTAGATCGTTTACCGTTTGTTTCCCGTGTTGTTCCCTCCTATAAACCTGAGGTTCGCACGGATTATGAAAATGCAAAGCCTGATAAAGCAAAACAGTATGATTATAAGATGGGTATTTAA
- a CDS encoding YlbF family regulator: MLATMEIVDLLDRSEMIGQMVMNSDTMQHYNQAKYELENDAEAQKLIKDFNNMKEHYEDVQRFGRYHPDYSSIMKKVRSVKREMDMHEKVAQFKKAERNLQKLLDEISENVAFSVSEQIKVPKNGMALTDTGCSGGCGSGGSCGCAS; this comes from the coding sequence ATGTTAGCAACAATGGAAATTGTCGATCTGCTAGACCGCTCAGAAATGATTGGCCAAATGGTCATGAATTCAGATACAATGCAGCATTATAATCAAGCTAAATATGAGCTTGAAAATGATGCGGAGGCTCAAAAGCTGATAAAGGATTTTAATAATATGAAGGAACATTATGAGGATGTGCAACGATTTGGACGATACCATCCTGATTATAGTTCAATCATGAAAAAGGTTCGTTCCGTTAAGCGCGAGATGGACATGCATGAGAAAGTCGCTCAATTTAAAAAAGCTGAGCGTAATCTTCAGAAGTTATTGGATGAAATCAGTGAAAACGTTGCCTTCAGTGTCAGTGAACAAATTAAAGTTCCAAAAAACGGAATGGCTTTGACCGACACCGGTTGCAGCGGAGGCTGTGGCAGCGGGGGAAGCTGCGGCTGTGCATCCTAG
- the ylbD gene encoding spore coat protein YlbD encodes MSNKSLHPSVQRFKDFVDEHPAVKEQLRKNHKLIQTYYEKWMILGEDDSFWSSLPEVKKQTSTNKKDWIKQLGELMQDVDWEEVSRHIGELNGAIGQFQQLISNVKKDTGKTRKEIEYPYY; translated from the coding sequence ATGAGTAACAAGTCATTACACCCGAGTGTACAGCGGTTCAAGGATTTCGTGGATGAACATCCAGCTGTTAAGGAACAGCTTAGGAAAAACCATAAGCTTATCCAAACCTATTATGAAAAGTGGATGATCTTAGGAGAAGACGATTCATTTTGGAGTTCTCTGCCTGAAGTGAAAAAACAGACATCTACGAATAAAAAAGATTGGATAAAACAACTCGGAGAATTAATGCAAGATGTGGATTGGGAAGAAGTTTCTCGGCATATTGGTGAGTTGAACGGGGCTATAGGTCAGTTTCAGCAGCTTATATCTAATGTTAAGAAAGACACCGGAAAAACCCGGAAAGAAATTGAGTATCCGTATTATTAA
- a CDS encoding CAP domain-containing protein, whose protein sequence is MRKLAPVFILTIIILISWRLFFDKPSVPDPTKTEPTVEETFATEEIEKVKEAKSIFEWKGASSDELKSEWGEPDRKDPSSYGYVWWIYDDELSQIAIKDNKVVSAVSFSSEQRDNPVYIGQSYREISASHELSQSLRIEQVGNYTFELTEQDLKERPLLPLDNNWTAQLYFDVVTEKLSAIRLVRNDILLKLQPYKVIYRGRLPVKENLDRSDWKRIETGMEQQILTMTNYLRIRHGKNQLVEHKEAAAVAFLHSKDMNDNNYFSHYSPNGKGLKERLGDISYVQAGENIAAQYIDATAAVHGWLNSQNHREAMLDKSYTHIGIGVHQRYYTQNFLSIP, encoded by the coding sequence GTGAGAAAGCTAGCACCTGTTTTCATTCTTACAATTATTATTTTAATTAGTTGGAGACTTTTTTTTGACAAACCCTCTGTACCTGATCCAACCAAGACAGAACCGACCGTTGAAGAAACTTTCGCAACTGAAGAAATAGAAAAGGTCAAAGAGGCTAAATCCATCTTTGAATGGAAAGGAGCTAGTTCTGATGAACTGAAATCCGAATGGGGGGAACCAGACCGTAAAGACCCTAGCAGTTATGGATATGTGTGGTGGATCTATGATGATGAACTTTCTCAAATTGCAATAAAGGATAATAAAGTTGTTTCAGCCGTCTCTTTTTCAAGTGAACAGAGAGATAATCCAGTCTATATTGGACAATCTTATCGAGAGATTTCTGCCTCCCACGAACTATCACAATCCCTGCGAATTGAGCAGGTTGGAAATTATACTTTTGAATTGACAGAACAAGATTTAAAAGAACGGCCACTCCTTCCACTAGATAATAATTGGACAGCACAGCTCTACTTTGATGTTGTCACAGAGAAGTTATCGGCGATAAGGCTGGTGAGAAATGACATTCTCTTAAAACTTCAACCCTACAAGGTCATTTATCGAGGTCGATTACCAGTGAAAGAAAATTTAGATCGTTCTGACTGGAAGAGAATTGAAACAGGAATGGAACAGCAGATATTAACTATGACGAACTACCTTCGCATCCGCCATGGAAAAAATCAATTGGTAGAGCATAAGGAAGCGGCAGCTGTGGCATTTCTTCACAGTAAAGACATGAATGACAACAATTATTTTTCTCATTACTCCCCGAATGGAAAAGGATTGAAAGAGCGGCTAGGAGATATTTCTTATGTTCAGGCAGGAGAAAATATTGCAGCTCAATACATTGATGCAACGGCTGCAGTTCATGGATGGTTGAATAGTCAAAACCATCGAGAAGCAATGTTGGATAAAAGCTATACGCATATCGGAATCGGCGTTCATCAAAGGTATTACACTCAAAATTTTTTATCGATCCCATGA
- a CDS encoding CBS domain-containing protein has protein sequence MKSVKDIMTSDVSVCRTDDNLSDAASIMKQKNVGAVPVCDDQGNLMGMVTDRDLVIRGYADKKPESTPIQQVMSDHLYSCTPDCSLEEASQIMAQHQVRRLPVVENGKLTGILSLGDLSVEEMSDHAAGVALQDISERPELH, from the coding sequence ATGAAAAGCGTAAAAGACATTATGACCAGTGATGTTTCAGTTTGTCGCACAGATGACAATTTATCTGATGCGGCATCTATCATGAAACAAAAAAATGTCGGTGCGGTGCCTGTATGTGATGACCAAGGCAACTTAATGGGAATGGTAACAGACCGTGACCTTGTCATTCGTGGCTATGCTGACAAAAAACCAGAATCCACACCGATCCAACAAGTGATGAGTGATCACTTGTACAGCTGTACTCCAGACTGCTCTCTGGAAGAAGCTAGTCAGATTATGGCTCAACATCAAGTTCGCCGTTTACCTGTCGTTGAAAACGGAAAGTTGACTGGGATTCTATCACTAGGCGACTTGTCTGTGGAGGAAATGTCAGACCATGCAGCAGGGGTAGCCTTGCAAGATATTTCTGAGCGTCCAGAACTTCATTAA
- a CDS encoding YugN family protein — protein MKLEGTGIEGLMVDFRPLTDLMESNGFILGGSWDYERVTYDYKLNAPEKNITYYIRIQGYAVEGDVDKGDAVIRLLPPLLGRHYYPHGVEYGEQEGFSSGIIEKAIGLVQKVVEPAKRYHNQVPEHVVLERLTRWAEENQNQEVLEKMKELSNNPDQRK, from the coding sequence ATGAAGTTAGAAGGCACTGGTATAGAAGGGCTTATGGTGGATTTCAGACCATTGACCGATCTGATGGAAAGTAACGGATTCATATTGGGTGGATCCTGGGATTACGAAAGAGTAACCTACGATTACAAATTAAATGCTCCAGAAAAAAACATAACGTACTACATTCGAATTCAAGGGTATGCCGTTGAAGGTGACGTAGATAAAGGAGATGCTGTAATCCGTCTTTTGCCACCTCTACTAGGCAGACATTACTACCCGCACGGAGTCGAATATGGGGAACAGGAAGGTTTCTCCTCAGGCATTATTGAAAAAGCAATTGGCCTTGTTCAAAAAGTCGTGGAACCTGCGAAAAGGTATCATAACCAAGTTCCTGAACATGTTGTCCTTGAAAGGTTGACTAGATGGGCTGAAGAAAATCAAAACCAAGAAGTACTTGAAAAAATGAAAGAACTCTCCAATAATCCGGATCAGCGTAAATAA
- the ytvI gene encoding sporulation integral membrane protein YtvI gives MFRYLTKKQWILILLALLFIVACYFILPVSIPLIFAFVTALFLNPSVRWLQFRFRINRKMAVTVVFLLFVIFLGLLGTYAITRAVAQIIELADNAPEYINQINNVLLNWQNNMHSFTQSMPKEFVDKVTSELMNSLDRTTAAISEKLQLANIAAAAAKIPEYLVSLLVYLIALFLFMLELPRLRDKMHDQFTEATSEKVKFMNARLSYVVFGFLKAQFLVSIIIFVVSLAGLLWITPDVAIIMSIIIWIIDFIPIIGSIVILGPWSIYMLIIGELEMGTKLGLLAIVLLAIRRTVEPKVMGRHIGLSPLATLIAMYLGLQLIGLTGFILGPLVVIAFNSAKEAGIIKWNLKI, from the coding sequence TTGTTCCGATACCTGACAAAAAAACAATGGATTCTTATCTTACTCGCCCTACTGTTCATTGTAGCCTGTTATTTTATCCTGCCTGTTTCTATTCCCTTAATATTTGCATTTGTTACAGCTCTTTTCTTAAATCCTTCGGTTCGATGGCTTCAGTTCCGTTTTAGAATCAATCGAAAAATGGCTGTAACTGTTGTGTTCCTATTATTCGTCATCTTTCTTGGATTATTAGGTACATATGCAATTACTCGAGCGGTTGCTCAGATTATTGAATTGGCTGATAATGCTCCAGAATACATTAATCAAATAAACAACGTTCTTCTGAACTGGCAGAACAATATGCACAGTTTCACCCAGAGCATGCCGAAGGAATTTGTAGATAAAGTAACAAGTGAATTAATGAATTCTTTAGATAGAACAACGGCAGCTATCTCAGAAAAACTTCAGCTAGCGAACATTGCAGCCGCAGCTGCAAAGATCCCTGAATACTTAGTCAGCCTTCTTGTCTATTTAATTGCTCTGTTTCTATTCATGCTTGAATTACCGCGTCTAAGAGACAAGATGCATGACCAATTTACAGAAGCAACCTCTGAAAAGGTTAAATTTATGAATGCACGACTATCCTACGTCGTATTCGGTTTCTTGAAAGCACAATTTCTTGTGAGTATCATCATCTTTGTCGTTTCACTGGCTGGATTGCTATGGATCACCCCTGATGTCGCAATCATCATGTCCATCATTATTTGGATCATCGACTTTATCCCGATCATTGGATCAATCGTCATTCTCGGGCCGTGGTCCATCTATATGTTAATTATCGGGGAACTGGAGATGGGTACAAAGCTTGGATTATTAGCCATTGTTCTGTTGGCCATTCGACGAACAGTTGAACCGAAAGTCATGGGCCGGCATATTGGTCTCTCTCCACTAGCTACTTTAATTGCGATGTATCTAGGACTACAGCTCATTGGACTAACAGGATTTATCCTAGGTCCACTAGTCGTGATTGCATTCAACTCAGCGAAAGAAGCAGGAATTATTAAATGGAATTTGAAGATATAA
- a CDS encoding GNAT family N-acetyltransferase — protein sequence MELKTPRLHMIPITIDLAQMLMKNSLAFYYKYQLPWNKNWPHDGLKALLPIYVEKLENEESELGFGPWVIMDEKGEHVVGDIGFKGMPDSEGTIEIGYHIVASERNQGYASEAVENLCSWAFTYPGVKGIEAQCDKTNIPSQKVLINNGFNHTGRNRDILMFKKEKTANKNLNHSKEEL from the coding sequence ATGGAATTGAAGACACCACGCTTGCACATGATCCCCATTACAATAGACCTTGCCCAGATGCTGATGAAGAATTCCCTGGCATTCTATTATAAGTACCAGCTGCCTTGGAATAAAAACTGGCCGCATGATGGATTGAAAGCGCTATTACCAATTTATGTTGAAAAGTTGGAAAATGAGGAGAGTGAACTAGGTTTTGGCCCTTGGGTTATTATGGATGAAAAGGGTGAACATGTAGTTGGTGATATCGGATTTAAAGGCATGCCTGACAGCGAGGGAACGATAGAAATCGGATACCACATCGTCGCATCAGAGAGGAATCAAGGGTACGCATCAGAAGCTGTCGAAAATCTTTGCAGCTGGGCTTTCACTTATCCTGGAGTTAAAGGAATTGAAGCACAATGCGATAAAACAAATATTCCTTCACAAAAAGTACTGATTAATAATGGTTTTAATCACACCGGCAGGAATAGGGATATCCTTATGTTTAAAAAGGAAAAAACGGCTAACAAAAACCTAAATCATTCAAAAGAAGAATTATAA
- a CDS encoding DUF420 domain-containing protein, with the protein MPLLPTLSTFFIVLSAILVAIGWRLIAKDKRRTHKKVMIAAAISALTFFIIYASRTIFVGNTSFGGPDDIKIYYTIFLIFHIILATVGAVFGIVTLTLAFKRNIKKHRKVGPVTSIIWFFTAITGVAVYLLLYIIYDGGTTTSMIKAILGT; encoded by the coding sequence ATGCCGTTATTGCCAACGTTAAGTACATTCTTCATCGTTCTTAGTGCCATACTTGTTGCCATCGGATGGAGGTTAATTGCCAAGGATAAAAGAAGGACTCACAAAAAAGTAATGATTGCTGCTGCGATCAGTGCATTAACCTTTTTTATTATTTACGCCAGCCGAACAATCTTTGTTGGAAATACAAGTTTTGGAGGACCTGATGATATAAAGATTTATTATACAATTTTCCTTATCTTTCACATAATACTAGCGACGGTGGGCGCTGTATTCGGGATTGTGACCCTGACTTTAGCTTTTAAAAGAAATATTAAAAAACACCGTAAAGTCGGGCCTGTGACGAGCATCATATGGTTCTTTACAGCAATCACTGGTGTAGCCGTGTATTTGCTCTTGTATATCATTTATGATGGCGGCACAACCACAAGTATGATTAAAGCTATTTTGGGGACCTAA
- the ctaG gene encoding cytochrome c oxidase assembly factor CtaG: protein MWLELQIFGFRALWSPFYLLFILILALGYFYITGPGREKGTEKPTPLQQTMFYLGMLLLYIIKGSPVDLIGHIMFTAHMTQMALYYLLFPILVIKGIPNWIFRKLFNTKGLRPVFRLGTKPLLSLILFNGLFSLYHMPVIFDFTKSNEWAHVITTTVILITAFFMWLSVFPPLKEMDRLSPILKIGFIFANGVLITPACGLIIFAGSPIYETYSQSGAWLQAMSLCVPADVLNGITQNLTGPNTFTPMPLIEDQQLGGIIMKIAQEIIFGSVIAYIFFSWFNRERETIDPIPSHLQSES, encoded by the coding sequence ATGTGGTTAGAACTGCAAATTTTTGGATTTCGTGCATTGTGGAGCCCTTTTTACTTATTGTTCATCTTAATACTTGCTCTAGGTTATTTTTATATAACAGGTCCAGGTAGGGAAAAAGGTACTGAAAAACCGACGCCCCTTCAACAGACCATGTTCTATTTGGGTATGCTTCTTCTTTACATTATTAAAGGTTCCCCTGTTGATTTAATAGGCCATATCATGTTTACTGCACATATGACGCAGATGGCTTTATATTACTTACTGTTTCCTATCTTGGTCATTAAGGGTATTCCCAATTGGATTTTTAGGAAACTATTTAATACGAAAGGCCTTCGCCCCGTGTTCAGATTGGGTACGAAGCCTCTCTTATCCTTGATTCTATTTAACGGCCTTTTCTCGTTGTACCATATGCCTGTTATTTTTGATTTCACTAAATCGAATGAATGGGCCCATGTGATTACGACTACAGTAATATTAATCACCGCTTTCTTTATGTGGCTGTCCGTATTCCCGCCACTTAAAGAAATGGATCGACTAAGCCCCATTCTGAAAATTGGTTTTATTTTCGCTAATGGAGTGCTGATTACTCCAGCCTGCGGTTTAATTATTTTCGCTGGCTCGCCTATCTATGAAACGTATTCCCAATCAGGTGCATGGCTGCAGGCGATGAGTTTATGTGTACCAGCAGACGTACTAAACGGTATTACTCAAAACCTGACTGGACCGAATACGTTCACTCCTATGCCATTAATTGAAGATCAGCAATTAGGCGGAATTATCATGAAAATCGCACAGGAAATTATTTTCGGATCTGTAATCGCTTATATCTTTTTCAGCTGGTTCAATCGTGAAAGGGAAACCATTGATCCAATTCCAAGTCACCTTCAAAGCGAGTCTTGA
- the ctaF gene encoding cytochrome c oxidase subunit IVB encodes MANHSKPAHQAEYERKQHKEEMKQQVISFVLMILFTLIAFALVMFEVNSYFIIPTLIILAVVQVAFQLYYFMHMKNKGHDMPALMIYGGAAVAFLTIVTFTSIIWW; translated from the coding sequence ATGGCAAATCACTCAAAGCCAGCTCATCAAGCTGAATATGAACGTAAACAGCATAAAGAAGAGATGAAACAGCAAGTGATCAGTTTTGTGCTTATGATTCTATTCACTCTTATAGCTTTTGCATTGGTTATGTTTGAAGTGAATTCTTACTTCATCATTCCAACCTTAATTATCCTTGCCGTTGTCCAAGTGGCGTTCCAGCTTTATTATTTCATGCATATGAAAAATAAAGGTCATGACATGCCTGCATTGATGATCTACGGTGGAGCCGCTGTTGCTTTCCTAACAATCGTTACGTTCACGTCTATCATCTGGTGGTAA
- a CDS encoding cytochrome (ubi)quinol oxidase subunit III, whose protein sequence is MSHEDVLNPKHMPHDPEKATLEGKNKFLGFWFFLGGETVLFASLFGTYIALNGSTQGENTPEHLFGLELVFLMTMFLLTSSLTSVYAMYHMKNHDFGKMQTWLAITVLLGLAFLGCEIYEFYHYIHEYGFTFQSSAFGSAFYTLLSFHGGHVLFGLLWIVTLMVRNQKRGLNLYNAPKFYIASLYWHFIDVVWVFIFTVVYLMGKVG, encoded by the coding sequence ATGAGTCATGAAGATGTATTAAATCCGAAACACATGCCGCATGATCCGGAAAAAGCCACCCTTGAAGGTAAAAATAAATTCCTAGGATTCTGGTTTTTCCTAGGCGGGGAAACAGTTTTGTTCGCAAGTCTTTTTGGTACGTATATTGCATTGAATGGATCGACGCAAGGAGAGAACACACCTGAGCATTTGTTTGGTTTGGAACTTGTTTTCCTTATGACCATGTTCCTCCTTACAAGTTCTTTGACGAGTGTATATGCGATGTACCATATGAAGAACCATGATTTTGGCAAAATGCAGACGTGGTTAGCCATTACCGTATTGCTGGGTTTGGCTTTTCTGGGATGTGAAATTTACGAGTTCTATCATTACATTCACGAGTATGGATTTACATTCCAATCCTCTGCATTTGGATCTGCATTTTATACGTTGTTAAGTTTCCACGGCGGTCACGTTTTGTTTGGTCTTTTGTGGATCGTAACGTTAATGGTACGAAATCAAAAACGTGGTTTAAACCTCTACAACGCCCCGAAGTTTTATATTGCAAGCCTGTATTGGCACTTCATTGACGTTGTTTGGGTTTTCATCTTTACTGTCGTTTACCTAATGGGAAAGGTGGGTTAA